Part of the Sulfurimonas denitrificans DSM 1251 genome is shown below.
GAAAGACTATTTTGAAATACTTAGACTTCTTGGAGACTTATTAAACTACTTTGGTATGGATATAAATGATGATGCCTTCCTTGACATGGCAAAAGCAAACTACCGCGCAAAAAATAACATTATTGGTAATACGAAAAAAGATGATGCAAAAGCAGAGCCTAAAATAGCAGTTATAAAAGAGTCAGCAATAGTTAAAGAGGAAGTTAAAAAAGATATTAAAGAGGAGAAGACTCAAGAAGAAACAGCAACTAATGATGAGAGAGTAACTAAAGAAGACTCCTCTCTCGAGACTCTTTTATCTTTCAATGAGAGCTTTTTGCTTCAAAATCCATCAAGCTATACAATAGTAATTTCTAAATTAAAGAGTCCTGTAGATGCGTTAAAAGTAATCTCCGAACTGAGTGCTGAAGATAAATCTTTTATGTATGAGTTTTTCCAAAACAAAAAGGTCAAGACTAACATAGCTTATGGAATTTTCAATAGTATAGAAGAGGCAAAAGAGTCAATGAACTCCGAGCTTAGTGAATTTACAGATTTAACTATAGAGAGTGTTGGCAAAGTACAAAATGATTTTAGAGATTATTTTAAACTCTCATTTTTAAATGCTGATGAAGTTATAAAAGTAAAAACAAAAAAAGAAGCAAAAGAGACTAAAGTTGCTGAGATTCCATTTACAACAAATGAACTCTTCAAAAAAGAGTTTTTATCTGCTCCAAAAGAGTTCTTTACTATAAATATTACAACACTATCTTCAATGGAAATTGCAGGGCGAGTAGTAAAAGATGCAAATATAGATCAGCGTAGTTTTGCTTTTGCCTTTGGTAAAGATAGCCGATGGATAAAACTTATGATGGGAGTTTACGCAACTTATGATGAGGCTAAAGAGGCACTAAATGCGCTTGGGGATATAAAGACTAAATATAACCCTGTTATAGAAAAAATTGCTCTAAAACAAGAGCTATATGAGAAATTTAACAAACAATGAAAACATATATCTCTCTTATATTTTTTTTAATTACTCTCTTTAGCTCTGCATCTGCCCTATATTATTATCATATAGAAGATGAAGCTCTAAAGAGAGTAGCGCATGATAAAGAGATACTAAAAGCTCAAGTATTAAGAGTCGCTAAAGAGTCTGTAACTAACCTTACTCTATTTGAGAGCAGCATCAAAACTCTGCAACAAACGAACCCTCTAAGTGAAGTCAAACTTCAACTAAAAAAACTCTCTTTTAGTGAAGATATCCTACTTAAAAAAGTTTTTTTAAACAGTACGGGATGGTTTGTAAGTGATGTTACTGTAGATAACACTGATGGAGAGATTTCAGTTGATGATAGCGGTATATATACACTACAACTGTCTAAAGATAAACAAGAGGCTGTTGAGATAAAATTTCAAGCTATAAAAGATTCTATTATCAAAGATTTTCTTATACCTTTTGCGACAAATAGAGTAGTTTTAAGCACAAATGAGACAAACTCAACTGCTACTTTTGAAGAGATACAAGAAGATGACTTCTCTCTTTTTATAAAAGATAACTTTATAGTTGATAGAGAGTTACTAAGAGATAAGTTCTATACATTTATAATCGCTTTATCTATATTTATGAGCATGATGGCACTCTCTGGCTACCTTTTTTACAGATTCGTTATAATTAAAAACTTCTCACACTCCATAAAAGGTTTAAATAATTATGTTGAAAATATTATTAAAGGAAAGATGTTAAAAGAGTCTGCTTTGGAGTCAAATTCTAAAGAGCTAAAAAATCTCTATGCAAATACAATTGAGTTAAGCAAAAAATTCATAAATGTCTCAAATGAGCTAACAGTTAGCAAAGATATTATCTATCAAAAAGAGAGAAGTGATGAGCTAACTGGGCTTCCAAATAAAAAATCATTCGAGAATGATTTAAAATATATGTTTATATCAAATAAAGATGGCTACATTATCTATCTTAAGATAGACAAAATTGGACTATTTACTAAAAACCATGGACCAGAAATTGTAGATTCTTTGATTGAGGATTTTGCACAGTTAATAAATAATTTTATAAATAAAGAGCGAAATAGAAATGGTGCAATTTATAGATTTTTCGGTGGAGAATTCTCAATTATACTATATGAAAACTCTATAGAAAAAGTTGAAAAGTTTCTTCTAGATATTCTTGAGCTAACAGATACGCTAAGAGATAAATACTACTTCTTTGATCGTGCTATCTACTATGGTGCTTCACCTTTTGACCATTATGGCACTATCGAGTCTATCATGCAGAGTGCTCAGGAAGCTTATGAAGTAGCACTTAAAGAGAAAACAAAATCATACTTTATAGTAGATTTAATGCAACAAGCTGAATTTAATAAAAAATTAGAAGGAAGCGTCAAAGATATTATTAAAAGAAATGACTTTGTACTTCAGTATCTTCATGACACGCTCACTTTTGGAGAAAATCCTAAACTCCTTATGCAAGAGGTTTCACCACTAATTATAGATAGTTTTACATATGAAAATATACCAACTGGTAAATTTATATCTGTGGCAGAGAAGATTGGAGTTGTTGCTGATTTTGATAAGGCGTTAATACTCAAAGTTTTAGAGCAGATAGAGTTTGGAGGGTTAGAGCATAAAATCTGTGTTGTTTTATCAATTCCTTCAATTGCCAATAAACTCTTTATATCTTGGTTAGAGACCATGGCTATAGAGAATCCTCTTATTAAAAATATTATATTTACCTCCGCTTGTTATAGTGTGGCTAGTAATTTTGAAGATTTTAAACACTTTAACTCAATACTTAAGGCGCACAACCTTGAGAATATGATAAAAAAATATGACCCGACAGATTTAAGCCTAGAGAGTCTAATAGAGCTTAAACCATCATATTTAAAACTAGATAGAAACTTCTGCCAAGACTTTAAAAAAGATAGCACAAAACAACATGTAGTAAAGCAGATTTTACTATTCTCAGATACACATGATATAAAAGTTATAGGTGATTCACTAAAGAGTGAGCAGGATTATCTGGCATTTGAGATGCTTGGTGTCTATGGAAATTGTCATT
Proteins encoded:
- a CDS encoding EAL domain-containing protein codes for the protein MKTYISLIFFLITLFSSASALYYYHIEDEALKRVAHDKEILKAQVLRVAKESVTNLTLFESSIKTLQQTNPLSEVKLQLKKLSFSEDILLKKVFLNSTGWFVSDVTVDNTDGEISVDDSGIYTLQLSKDKQEAVEIKFQAIKDSIIKDFLIPFATNRVVLSTNETNSTATFEEIQEDDFSLFIKDNFIVDRELLRDKFYTFIIALSIFMSMMALSGYLFYRFVIIKNFSHSIKGLNNYVENIIKGKMLKESALESNSKELKNLYANTIELSKKFINVSNELTVSKDIIYQKERSDELTGLPNKKSFENDLKYMFISNKDGYIIYLKIDKIGLFTKNHGPEIVDSLIEDFAQLINNFINKERNRNGAIYRFFGGEFSIILYENSIEKVEKFLLDILELTDTLRDKYYFFDRAIYYGASPFDHYGTIESIMQSAQEAYEVALKEKTKSYFIVDLMQQAEFNKKLEGSVKDIIKRNDFVLQYLHDTLTFGENPKLLMQEVSPLIIDSFTYENIPTGKFISVAEKIGVVADFDKALILKVLEQIEFGGLEHKICVVLSIPSIANKLFISWLETMAIENPLIKNIIFTSACYSVASNFEDFKHFNSILKAHNLENMIKKYDPTDLSLESLIELKPSYLKLDRNFCQDFKKDSTKQHVVKQILLFSDTHDIKVIGDSLKSEQDYLAFEMLGVYGNCH